The following are encoded in a window of Brevibacillus sp. DP1.3A genomic DNA:
- a CDS encoding sugar ABC transporter substrate-binding protein, which produces MKKKLGLITSLVLAASVLVTACGSGATTGTGSTNGGASGEKAKRIALIMRQNVGTFSAQYINGVKTEVEKNGGELTVFNADTDLAKMASNLDAAVNQKFDGILIDHGTAEALQQGTQKAVDKKIPVVLFDTDINIPGVPVVAQDDNKLAELSLEKLAADTNGKGNIVKIWVAGFAPMEKRQVTYEAFQKKYPDLKEIAAFGSATNNTALDTQTQMEAILKKYPNKGDITAVWAAWDEFAKGATRAIQQAGRTEIKVYSIDLSDEDLQMIQVENSPWAATAAVDPSNIGRIHAQTVFQKIKGEQVPDNVKLNPVLVKQEDLPKDKKVTMGDLSQYVQEWGK; this is translated from the coding sequence ATGAAAAAGAAACTCGGTCTGATCACATCACTTGTTTTGGCAGCATCTGTTCTTGTGACGGCATGCGGCAGCGGGGCAACAACGGGAACCGGCAGCACAAACGGCGGTGCTTCGGGAGAGAAGGCAAAGAGAATCGCATTGATCATGCGTCAAAACGTTGGGACATTCTCTGCACAATACATCAATGGCGTGAAGACAGAGGTGGAGAAAAACGGCGGCGAGTTGACCGTATTCAACGCAGATACCGATCTGGCAAAAATGGCGTCCAACCTCGATGCGGCTGTGAACCAAAAGTTTGATGGTATTCTGATCGACCATGGTACGGCAGAAGCGTTGCAGCAGGGCACGCAAAAGGCTGTGGATAAAAAAATCCCGGTCGTCCTGTTTGATACAGACATCAACATTCCGGGTGTGCCAGTTGTGGCGCAGGATGACAACAAGTTGGCAGAGCTGAGCCTGGAGAAGCTGGCAGCAGATACAAACGGCAAAGGCAACATCGTAAAAATCTGGGTAGCTGGCTTTGCGCCTATGGAAAAACGCCAAGTGACGTATGAAGCTTTCCAGAAGAAATACCCGGACTTGAAAGAGATTGCGGCATTCGGATCTGCAACCAACAATACGGCACTCGATACACAAACGCAGATGGAAGCGATCTTGAAAAAGTATCCAAACAAAGGCGACATCACAGCAGTGTGGGCGGCTTGGGATGAATTTGCCAAAGGGGCGACACGTGCCATCCAGCAAGCAGGGCGTACGGAAATCAAAGTATACTCCATCGATTTGAGCGATGAGGATCTGCAAATGATCCAGGTGGAAAACTCTCCGTGGGCAGCGACGGCAGCAGTAGATCCATCCAATATCGGACGCATTCATGCTCAAACCGTGTTCCAAAAAATCAAAGGCGAGCAAGTGCCAGACAACGTGAAGCTGAATCCAGTGCTGGTGAAACAGGAAGACCTGCCGAAGGATAAGAAAGTAACGATGGGCGACCTGTCCCAATACGTACAAGAGTGGGGCAAGTAA
- a CDS encoding response regulator transcription factor, translating to MSERILIVEDEEKIARVIQLELEYEGYESEIAKTGLEALEQYNQGGWNLILLDVLLPGLSGIEVLRRIRVKDSATPVILLTARNAVVDKVNGLDQGANDYITKPFEIEELLARIRSCLRLSQMTRKVEASSKVEVADLSLDEKSREVTRGSSQIELTPREFDLLLYLMQNKNQVLNREQILTHVWGFDYFGDTNVVDVYIRYLRKKVDQGYETPLLHTVRGVGYMLKG from the coding sequence ATGTCGGAGCGAATATTAATTGTGGAAGATGAAGAGAAAATTGCTCGTGTGATTCAATTAGAGCTGGAATACGAAGGATACGAAAGCGAGATCGCCAAAACAGGGCTTGAGGCGCTGGAACAATACAATCAAGGTGGATGGAACTTGATTTTGCTCGATGTACTGCTGCCAGGCTTGTCAGGCATAGAAGTGCTTCGCCGGATTCGGGTAAAGGACTCCGCGACGCCAGTCATTTTATTGACGGCCAGAAATGCTGTCGTAGACAAAGTGAATGGACTCGATCAAGGCGCGAACGACTACATCACGAAACCTTTTGAAATCGAGGAACTGCTGGCTCGCATCCGTTCCTGCCTCCGTTTGTCCCAAATGACGAGGAAAGTGGAAGCCAGCTCCAAAGTAGAGGTAGCAGATTTAAGCCTGGATGAAAAATCACGGGAAGTGACGAGAGGCTCCAGTCAGATCGAGCTGACGCCGCGTGAATTCGATTTGTTGCTTTATCTGATGCAGAATAAAAACCAAGTTCTGAATCGTGAACAGATTCTTACACACGTATGGGGATTTGATTATTTCGGAGACACAAATGTCGTTGACGTGTATATCCGTTACTTGCGTAAAAAGGTGGACCAAGGGTATGAAACCCCGCTTTTGCATACAGTACGAGGCGTTGGTTATATGCTGAAGGGGTAG
- a CDS encoding HAMP domain-containing histidine kinase, which translates to MKIKNKIHLFSTVALLLMLLMVNSFIYFMFYKVTTDGELDRLQREVLHIQSGLNQIGVESFDPATLLQPYLPSNGMIRIIDQESRAIVTQEVDSTQPIPAPKPIFDRKASDGVFDVNGAKYAYVKVPIIWTNGKIVTLEVIESIAGLQENLSLLQNVLLFASLFVLIPAFFAGRMLSNLILRPVNSMIQTMEDIQARSIFKKIPLEHTSKDELHALGSTFNKMMDLLQQNFEKQQQFVSDASHELKTPLTVVESYAKLLKRWGTKKPEVLAESVEAIYSEAVRMKDMTNQMLLLANNSAEWNLDVKEIDLIPMCQTTITQLTNAYGRSFQLGANHESVPVMADEQKLKQVLVVLLDNAMKYSSNEIEVGVGLQGDRPYFSVKDYGMGIPKEDLQHVFDRFFRVDKARSRETGGVGLGLSIAKQIVDAHQGDIALDSEEGKWTLVTVFLPGQAKK; encoded by the coding sequence ATGAAAATCAAAAATAAAATTCATTTGTTCTCTACGGTCGCACTTTTGCTAATGTTGCTCATGGTAAACAGCTTCATTTACTTCATGTTCTACAAAGTGACAACAGACGGCGAGCTGGATCGTCTACAACGAGAAGTTCTGCACATCCAGAGTGGACTCAATCAGATCGGTGTAGAAAGTTTCGACCCTGCTACGCTCTTGCAGCCGTATTTGCCGTCGAACGGGATGATCCGGATTATCGATCAAGAGTCGCGAGCCATCGTCACGCAGGAAGTAGACAGCACACAGCCAATCCCGGCACCGAAGCCCATCTTTGATAGAAAAGCGAGTGACGGTGTCTTCGATGTCAACGGAGCGAAATACGCGTACGTCAAGGTCCCGATCATTTGGACGAATGGGAAAATTGTCACGTTAGAAGTCATTGAAAGTATTGCGGGTTTGCAAGAAAATTTGAGCCTGCTGCAAAACGTTCTGTTGTTTGCTTCGCTGTTCGTGCTGATTCCTGCTTTTTTTGCAGGACGCATGTTGAGCAATCTGATTTTGCGACCAGTCAACTCGATGATACAAACGATGGAAGACATTCAAGCACGTAGTATTTTTAAGAAAATACCGCTTGAGCACACATCCAAGGATGAATTGCACGCGTTAGGAAGTACCTTTAACAAAATGATGGATTTATTGCAGCAAAACTTCGAGAAGCAGCAGCAGTTTGTCTCAGATGCTTCCCATGAATTGAAAACGCCGCTGACTGTAGTAGAAAGCTATGCGAAGCTGTTGAAACGTTGGGGAACGAAAAAGCCGGAGGTTCTGGCAGAGTCGGTGGAGGCGATCTATTCGGAAGCCGTGCGCATGAAGGATATGACCAATCAAATGCTCCTTCTCGCAAACAATAGCGCCGAATGGAATCTGGATGTCAAAGAGATCGACTTGATCCCGATGTGCCAAACGACCATTACACAATTGACCAATGCGTATGGCAGGTCCTTTCAACTGGGCGCAAACCACGAGTCGGTTCCTGTGATGGCCGATGAACAAAAACTAAAACAAGTGCTCGTCGTTTTACTCGACAATGCGATGAAATACAGCTCCAATGAAATCGAGGTTGGGGTGGGGCTTCAAGGGGACCGGCCTTATTTCTCGGTGAAGGATTACGGAATGGGGATTCCCAAAGAAGATTTGCAGCATGTTTTTGACCGTTTCTTCCGTGTAGACAAAGCCCGCAGCCGCGAAACAGGGGGCGTAGGATTAGGTCTTTCCATTGCCAAACAGATCGTTGATGCCCATCAAGGCGATATTGCACTGGATAGCGAAGAAGGGAAATGGACGCTCGTGACCGTTTTTTTGCCGGGGCAGGCTAAGAAATAG
- a CDS encoding glycerate kinase → MRILVVPSGFKESLDAEQAAECMKEGILRVLPLSQVQTLPMVDGGEGFTKAIVKISNGSIIDKEVTGPVGEKVPSHFGIFGSKTTGQTAVIEMAAAAGLRLVPRSLRDPRKTTTHGVGELIKAALDMGADRILLGCGDSGTSDGGAGMAQALGAKFLDASGQEIRIEGGISLAKVTKIDVSGMDKRLKQVQIDVACNWFNKLCGENGVARVFGPQKGATPEQVVELEEALEQFAAIIERDFGSDVREMPGSGASGGLGAGLHALTGANLYPRYDIIMKYIDLDRMLQETDLVFTAEGSIDFQTPRGKIPVEVAKRAKKHALPVVALVGTVGKGARLNYEHGIDAYTSILPMPSTLEEAFMHAQKWLTDCSESSMRTIMVGLQLANRLMEKEQVS, encoded by the coding sequence ATGCGTATACTCGTTGTGCCTTCGGGCTTTAAGGAAAGTTTAGATGCCGAGCAAGCAGCAGAATGCATGAAAGAAGGAATTCTGCGCGTACTCCCGCTCTCCCAAGTACAGACACTGCCGATGGTAGATGGAGGAGAAGGTTTTACAAAAGCAATTGTGAAAATTTCGAATGGCTCGATTATTGATAAGGAAGTAACTGGCCCTGTAGGAGAAAAGGTTCCTTCCCATTTCGGGATATTCGGATCAAAGACGACAGGTCAAACGGCTGTGATTGAGATGGCGGCAGCAGCGGGACTGCGACTAGTTCCAAGAAGCTTGCGTGATCCGCGCAAAACGACGACACATGGCGTCGGTGAATTGATCAAAGCGGCGCTGGACATGGGGGCAGATCGTATTTTGCTAGGCTGCGGCGATTCCGGTACTTCCGATGGCGGGGCAGGCATGGCGCAAGCACTTGGCGCGAAATTTTTGGATGCAAGCGGTCAAGAAATCCGTATTGAAGGCGGAATCTCGCTGGCAAAAGTAACGAAAATCGATGTATCCGGCATGGACAAAAGACTCAAGCAGGTGCAAATCGATGTGGCTTGCAACTGGTTTAACAAGCTGTGTGGGGAAAACGGAGTCGCTCGCGTGTTTGGCCCGCAAAAGGGAGCGACACCTGAGCAAGTGGTTGAGCTGGAAGAAGCACTCGAACAATTCGCGGCTATCATCGAGCGGGATTTCGGTAGCGATGTCAGAGAAATGCCGGGTAGTGGTGCATCGGGTGGCTTGGGTGCCGGACTGCATGCGCTGACGGGTGCGAATCTGTATCCACGCTACGACATTATCATGAAGTACATTGATTTGGATCGGATGCTTCAAGAGACAGACCTTGTGTTTACGGCGGAAGGAAGCATTGATTTTCAAACCCCACGAGGAAAAATTCCAGTGGAAGTGGCGAAGCGGGCGAAAAAGCATGCCCTGCCAGTGGTGGCTTTGGTGGGGACTGTTGGCAAAGGTGCAAGACTCAATTATGAGCACGGAATTGATGCGTACACGAGTATTTTGCCGATGCCGTCTACGTTGGAGGAAGCGTTTATGCATGCGCAAAAATGGCTGACCGATTGCTCGGAAAGCTCCATGCGAACCATCATGGTGGGCCTGCAGCTCGCAAATCGTTTAATGGAGAAGGAGCAAGTATCGTGA
- a CDS encoding ABC transporter permease has protein sequence MADKKFSLFDFIYKYGTVAVIVIVMLLFSLTNPYFFTYDNLTDILRSISIVTFVAIGVTFSLIVGGFDLSVGSTVSLTTVVSASMMVWYEQGVFTTLVVPIVLSLLVGLVNAFLVVKIRIPDLLATLAMLYIVNGIHMTYSQGYSIYANMPMQDGSQAPGKFQEWFLWLGQGEILSVPVPVILTFLLVAITHVYLTYTRQGRMLYMTGGNLEAARLSGIPVNRYRTLAYVLSALFAGLGGMLLAARIGTGQVSSGGSMLMDAVAAAFVGFSVFGAGKPNVFGTFVGAILIGVLLNGMTMLNLPYYAYDIIKGTVLALALAVTYYQLRRKRNA, from the coding sequence GTGGCAGATAAAAAGTTTAGCTTATTTGATTTTATTTATAAATACGGAACGGTTGCCGTTATCGTTATTGTCATGTTGTTATTCAGTTTGACCAACCCGTATTTCTTCACGTACGACAACTTGACGGACATTCTTCGCTCCATCTCGATTGTGACATTTGTCGCGATTGGCGTTACGTTCTCGCTGATTGTCGGAGGCTTTGATTTGTCTGTAGGATCGACGGTTTCATTGACCACAGTTGTTTCTGCTTCCATGATGGTTTGGTACGAACAAGGAGTCTTCACGACACTAGTTGTTCCGATTGTACTCAGCTTGCTCGTAGGGTTGGTCAACGCCTTCTTGGTCGTGAAAATCCGCATTCCTGATTTGCTGGCTACTCTAGCAATGCTCTACATCGTCAATGGCATTCATATGACGTATTCCCAAGGCTACTCGATCTACGCAAATATGCCGATGCAGGACGGCTCACAGGCACCGGGAAAATTCCAGGAATGGTTCCTCTGGCTGGGCCAAGGAGAAATTCTTTCCGTACCGGTTCCGGTTATCCTGACCTTTTTACTTGTCGCGATCACGCATGTGTACTTGACCTATACGAGACAGGGGCGGATGCTGTACATGACAGGTGGCAATTTGGAAGCTGCCCGTCTGTCGGGGATTCCTGTGAATCGCTATCGTACCTTGGCTTATGTGCTCTCCGCACTTTTTGCGGGCTTGGGCGGGATGCTCTTGGCAGCGCGGATCGGTACCGGGCAGGTGAGTAGTGGTGGCTCCATGCTGATGGATGCAGTAGCGGCTGCTTTCGTAGGCTTCTCCGTATTCGGCGCTGGAAAGCCAAACGTATTCGGTACATTTGTGGGAGCCATCCTGATCGGGGTGCTGCTCAACGGCATGACGATGCTCAATCTGCCGTACTACGCTTACGATATTATCAAAGGAACGGTATTGGCGCTCGCTTTGGCTGTGACCTATTATCAACTGCGCAGAAAACGAAACGCTTAG
- a CDS encoding sugar ABC transporter ATP-binding protein: protein MSTLQMKGMAKQFSGVPALRSVDFEVRAGEVHALLGANGAGKSTLMKILTGAYQADGGTITIDGQAVTINSPQDAKAQGIQCVYQEVDTALIPYLSVAENILAGQLVQSKTKGLINWQSLYNESEQILKNFGFSIPVRMLVEECTLSEKQLILIARATVQKAKYVIFDEPTAPLSTKESERLFQIIAQLKKAGVGIIYISHRLPEIFEICDRITIMRDGQHVVTSDTAKTNMDEVIANMLGKSFDEEFPKLAVPIGETIFEASGVAGGKVRGVDVKVREGEIVGVVGLVGAGKTELARLLFGADEAKAGAIRLHGTRVQLRSPKDAVDAGIVLVPEERRKEGIFVEESVQNNLSVASLKKKSWLGFIKRGAEAANARELVQRLGVKTADIKQLVGFLSGGNQQKVAIGKWLDTNAHLFMFDEPTKGVDIGAKSDIYRLIGNLAEQKKGVLYFSCEFQEVIGIADRILVMFEGKIVKELSREEATQELIMYYASGGE from the coding sequence ATGTCCACATTGCAGATGAAAGGGATGGCGAAGCAGTTTTCTGGGGTTCCTGCCCTGCGATCCGTCGATTTTGAGGTGCGCGCAGGAGAGGTTCACGCACTCCTCGGTGCCAATGGTGCGGGAAAGAGTACCCTGATGAAAATTCTCACGGGAGCGTACCAGGCAGATGGCGGTACGATCACCATCGATGGACAGGCCGTGACGATCAACTCGCCGCAGGACGCCAAAGCACAGGGCATTCAATGTGTCTATCAGGAAGTGGACACCGCCTTGATCCCGTATTTGAGCGTCGCCGAAAACATATTGGCGGGCCAGCTCGTCCAGTCGAAAACCAAGGGACTGATCAACTGGCAGAGCTTGTACAACGAATCAGAGCAGATTTTAAAAAACTTCGGCTTCTCCATTCCGGTGAGGATGCTCGTCGAAGAATGTACGCTGTCGGAAAAGCAATTGATTTTGATTGCACGGGCTACCGTTCAAAAAGCAAAGTATGTCATTTTCGATGAACCGACAGCGCCGTTGAGCACGAAGGAGAGCGAGCGGCTGTTTCAAATCATTGCGCAGTTGAAAAAAGCTGGAGTCGGGATCATTTATATTTCCCACCGCCTGCCGGAAATCTTTGAAATCTGCGATCGGATCACCATCATGCGCGATGGACAGCATGTCGTGACTTCGGACACGGCGAAGACCAACATGGACGAAGTGATCGCGAACATGCTGGGCAAAAGCTTCGATGAGGAGTTCCCGAAGCTTGCAGTGCCGATTGGCGAAACGATTTTTGAGGCGTCAGGTGTGGCTGGCGGCAAAGTGCGCGGAGTCGACGTGAAGGTTCGCGAGGGAGAGATCGTGGGTGTCGTCGGTCTGGTTGGGGCAGGGAAGACTGAGCTCGCCCGATTGCTCTTCGGTGCAGATGAGGCAAAGGCTGGTGCCATTCGATTGCATGGAACACGTGTCCAACTGCGCTCGCCAAAAGACGCCGTCGATGCAGGGATCGTACTCGTCCCGGAGGAAAGGCGCAAGGAAGGAATTTTCGTAGAGGAGTCCGTGCAGAACAATCTGTCTGTCGCCTCATTGAAAAAGAAGTCCTGGCTCGGATTTATCAAAAGAGGGGCGGAAGCGGCCAACGCAAGAGAGCTCGTGCAGCGCCTTGGGGTAAAAACAGCCGATATCAAGCAGCTGGTCGGTTTCCTCAGCGGCGGAAACCAGCAAAAAGTCGCTATCGGCAAATGGCTGGATACAAACGCTCACCTCTTTATGTTTGACGAGCCGACAAAAGGGGTGGATATCGGAGCGAAAAGCGATATTTACCGTCTGATCGGAAATCTCGCCGAGCAGAAAAAGGGTGTCCTGTATTTCTCCTGTGAGTTTCAGGAAGTCATCGGGATCGCAGACCGGATTCTCGTCATGTTCGAGGGCAAGATCGTGAAGGAATTGAGTCGCGAGGAAGCAACACAAGAGCTGATTATGTATTACGCAAGCGGAGGTGAGTAA
- a CDS encoding SLC13 family permease, producing the protein MFAELLLMLPSSLTFEAKWSLFCFCVAVILWTTTSLNSAYVAIGSVLLLVVTGTADQEILFDSLASDVIWLMIGSFILGGALQVTGLAGKLTDLVVSRAKNVKSLFWLLTVVVQFLAFFIPSTSGRAAVLLPVFHSLTSEIGNKQITKAMAILIPTIILVSTSSTMIGAGSHFIALDMLKEFNGEGISFAEWLLWGLPFGVVASIVTCRIVLALFLTKEEMQRPLASKKLSLTLSRNEKYTVAVIGAMVIFWLTERFHGIEIATTTVVGAFLLTLPNVGVMKWKDGVQSVSWNLILFVGAAIALGKSLLDSGAAEWIMKKLFTITEQLEGESSLLIIGVITLLTLTSHLYITSHTTRAVILVPPLLYFASSLELNEVTVLFLGIVGMNYCLTFPVSSKALLMFQESGKETFLPKDLLRLSLYAGAAHAILMVVFYYAYWQWVGLSI; encoded by the coding sequence ATGTTCGCTGAACTACTGCTTATGTTGCCGTCTTCCCTGACATTTGAAGCCAAATGGAGCTTGTTCTGCTTCTGTGTCGCCGTGATCCTGTGGACGACCACCTCGCTGAACTCCGCCTATGTGGCGATAGGCTCCGTGTTACTCCTCGTCGTGACAGGAACGGCTGACCAGGAAATTTTGTTCGACTCGCTCGCCTCCGATGTCATTTGGTTAATGATTGGCTCGTTCATTCTCGGCGGTGCTCTTCAAGTGACTGGCTTGGCAGGCAAACTCACAGATCTGGTCGTGAGCCGCGCAAAGAATGTTAAAAGCTTGTTTTGGCTCTTGACGGTCGTCGTTCAATTTCTCGCTTTCTTTATCCCGTCTACTTCTGGACGCGCAGCGGTGCTACTGCCTGTTTTCCACTCGCTGACCTCAGAAATCGGGAACAAGCAAATCACGAAAGCCATGGCGATCCTGATTCCGACGATTATTTTAGTATCGACGAGCTCCACCATGATCGGAGCGGGCTCCCATTTTATCGCACTCGATATGCTGAAGGAGTTCAATGGGGAAGGGATTAGCTTTGCAGAGTGGCTGTTGTGGGGACTGCCGTTTGGGGTAGTGGCCAGCATCGTTACTTGCCGGATTGTTCTGGCTCTGTTTCTCACTAAAGAAGAGATGCAGCGCCCACTTGCGAGCAAAAAGCTCTCCCTTACCTTGTCCCGCAATGAAAAATATACGGTTGCTGTGATCGGGGCGATGGTCATTTTCTGGCTGACAGAGCGGTTTCACGGAATCGAGATTGCAACCACGACAGTTGTCGGCGCCTTTCTTTTGACACTGCCGAATGTGGGCGTCATGAAATGGAAGGATGGCGTACAGTCTGTCTCGTGGAACCTGATTCTGTTTGTAGGGGCAGCCATTGCCCTCGGAAAGTCGTTGTTGGACAGCGGCGCGGCAGAGTGGATCATGAAGAAGCTGTTCACGATCACCGAGCAGCTGGAAGGGGAATCGTCGCTGCTGATCATTGGGGTTATTACTTTGCTGACACTGACCTCCCATCTGTACATTACATCGCATACAACGAGAGCCGTTATTCTTGTTCCACCGCTTCTCTACTTTGCGAGCAGCCTTGAATTGAATGAAGTGACTGTGTTGTTCTTAGGAATCGTCGGTATGAACTACTGCCTGACCTTCCCTGTCAGCTCCAAAGCATTGCTCATGTTCCAGGAAAGCGGCAAGGAGACCTTTTTGCCTAAGGATTTGCTGCGGTTGAGCTTGTATGCAGGTGCGGCCCACGCGATCCTGATGGTCGTCTTTTATTATGCGTACTGGCAGTGGGTAGGGTTATCAATATAA
- a CDS encoding PepSY domain-containing protein — translation MNKKWKIGLLASFLLVTTAFGMQRIFASMDLQSLSAEEVKQIVTARYPGKIESISMTDVGENSIYNLQLLNERGTYSVMVNAYTGEIIDLKELSLVAATAQPKANETAANPTQPGSNPTASTAPQPNNGGKDASGNATKPVGTGTVAPGKQQPATTQTQTQQPKPNQSSKPPVQPQTKITEQQAKQIATERTSGGKIDDVDLIETKSGAVYRVITIKDSKTVDVRIHAITGKVLSTTTIDNSSTDDDDDDLTPVDKNGSAPADKSSSDDKNTNDTDDDDLDDGDDD, via the coding sequence ATGAATAAAAAATGGAAAATAGGGCTGCTGGCGAGTTTTCTGTTGGTCACTACGGCATTTGGCATGCAACGGATCTTCGCGAGCATGGATTTGCAGTCATTGTCAGCGGAGGAAGTCAAACAGATCGTGACGGCCCGCTACCCGGGGAAGATTGAATCGATCTCCATGACGGATGTAGGAGAAAACAGCATTTACAATCTCCAACTCCTCAATGAGCGCGGAACATATAGTGTGATGGTGAATGCATATACGGGCGAAATTATTGATTTGAAGGAGCTCTCATTGGTCGCAGCCACTGCGCAGCCGAAGGCAAACGAAACGGCGGCGAATCCAACGCAGCCGGGTTCAAATCCGACAGCCAGTACAGCGCCGCAACCGAATAACGGCGGGAAGGATGCTTCAGGCAACGCCACCAAGCCAGTAGGTACGGGGACGGTTGCGCCAGGTAAACAACAGCCAGCTACAACCCAAACCCAAACACAGCAGCCGAAACCGAATCAAAGCTCGAAACCACCAGTGCAGCCACAGACCAAAATTACCGAACAGCAAGCGAAACAGATTGCGACAGAAAGAACAAGTGGCGGCAAGATCGATGATGTTGATTTAATCGAGACAAAGAGTGGGGCAGTCTATCGGGTGATCACGATAAAAGACTCCAAAACGGTAGATGTACGCATACATGCTATTACCGGAAAAGTGCTCTCGACTACGACCATCGACAATAGCTCTACCGATGATGACGATGATGATCTGACACCAGTTGATAAAAATGGCAGTGCTCCGGCCGATAAATCTTCAAGTGATGACAAGAACACCAATGACACCGACGACGATGATCTTGATGATGGTGATGATGATTAA
- a CDS encoding sensor histidine kinase: protein MSLLKEVILQWFFAIIPFVFFNIYYRDKMRNYSRSFLVITSSACMFLAMTFAPSVMNGMFFDIRHVIILFGLVYGGIEIALLLLIEALVYRYYLGGEGTWVAMLILTVNFVLSLFLYRHYKASYRKTLYLFMTSAIFSTVALGTTYYFFPTYVTQHLVYYTIVIPIQNFFGLWLLMSLFSKCVSDKELFIRHAQNEKIQTMSHVAASLAHEVRNPLTAVKGFLKLIQECPENLAKVDQYIRISLDEIQRTEAILTEYLAISKPLKERHEIINVSEHLHAIREVMLPFANMHNVELTLQDFERPVTVKANPDEFKQVLVNFIKNAIEACSDISDGKVSLDLHIERNKALLVIKDNGVGMDAGQISRLGTIYFSTKTTGTGLGLTYSYHVIHAIGGTVNVSSKPRVGTKFTIMLPYKAQ, encoded by the coding sequence ATGAGTCTATTAAAAGAAGTTATTCTTCAATGGTTTTTCGCCATTATCCCGTTTGTGTTTTTCAACATCTATTACCGTGACAAAATGAGGAACTACAGCCGTTCCTTTCTTGTCATCACCAGCTCAGCCTGCATGTTTCTCGCGATGACCTTCGCCCCGAGTGTCATGAATGGCATGTTTTTTGATATCCGACATGTCATCATTCTTTTCGGACTGGTTTATGGCGGAATCGAGATTGCCTTGCTCCTTCTTATTGAAGCCTTGGTTTATCGGTACTACTTAGGTGGCGAAGGAACATGGGTTGCCATGCTGATCCTTACAGTCAATTTTGTCTTGTCACTCTTTTTGTATCGACACTACAAAGCCAGTTATCGGAAAACACTGTATCTTTTTATGACGAGTGCGATTTTTTCTACGGTTGCTTTAGGGACTACTTATTACTTTTTTCCCACGTATGTAACTCAACACCTCGTTTACTACACCATAGTGATTCCTATTCAAAACTTTTTCGGCCTCTGGTTATTAATGTCGCTTTTCAGCAAATGTGTTTCGGATAAGGAGCTGTTTATCCGCCACGCGCAAAACGAAAAAATCCAGACGATGAGCCATGTTGCTGCATCGCTCGCACACGAGGTTCGCAATCCACTGACAGCTGTCAAGGGCTTCTTGAAATTAATACAGGAATGTCCGGAAAATTTGGCAAAAGTCGATCAATACATTCGCATCAGTCTCGATGAAATTCAACGGACAGAAGCCATTTTGACCGAATACCTTGCGATTTCGAAACCGCTCAAGGAACGGCATGAGATCATTAATGTGAGCGAGCATCTGCATGCCATCCGCGAAGTAATGCTCCCCTTTGCCAATATGCATAACGTGGAGCTTACGCTGCAAGACTTTGAGAGACCTGTGACCGTCAAGGCCAATCCAGACGAGTTCAAGCAAGTGTTGGTGAATTTCATCAAAAATGCCATCGAGGCGTGCTCGGATATTTCGGACGGAAAAGTCTCCCTGGACTTGCACATCGAGCGAAACAAAGCTCTGTTGGTCATCAAGGATAACGGTGTCGGCATGGATGCAGGACAGATCAGCCGACTTGGAACGATTTACTTTTCTACGAAAACAACTGGGACCGGTCTTGGATTGACGTATTCCTATCATGTCATTCATGCGATTGGCGGAACGGTCAATGTATCAAGCAAACCACGAGTAGGAACCAAGTTCACCATTATGCTCCCGTATAAGGCACAGTGA